One genomic window of Mogibacterium diversum includes the following:
- a CDS encoding Mini-ribonuclease 3: MNTTALAYIGDAVYELHIRELLIGRSKGDVGKVHKRAVSYVSSDGQAKAIKSMMNDFLTEEEQKLVKRARNKRATSRPKNADPRKYKLATGFEALIGALHLDKDDARLEEVLAEAVRIIEED, from the coding sequence ATGAATACGACGGCACTCGCCTATATAGGCGATGCTGTCTACGAACTACATATAAGGGAACTTCTGATTGGGCGAAGCAAAGGCGATGTCGGCAAGGTGCATAAGAGAGCGGTATCATACGTGTCTTCTGATGGACAGGCTAAGGCTATAAAGTCCATGATGAATGATTTTCTAACGGAAGAGGAGCAAAAGCTCGTTAAGCGTGCAAGGAATAAGCGCGCGACATCGAGACCTAAGAATGCCGATCCACGCAAGTATAAGCTTGCTACGGGATTTGAGGCGCTGATAGGGGCACTTCATTTGGATAAGGATGACGCTAGACTTGAAGAGGTTTTGGCGGAGGCTGTCCGAATTATTGAGGAGGATTAG